In Priestia aryabhattai, the DNA window ACAATTGTAGCTCCATTTAAACAATCTCCTGCGGAAAAAGCAGGCTTAAAACCAAATGATCAGATTTTAAAGATTGACGGTAAAAGTATCGCAGGTCTTGAATTGAATGAAGCTGTATTAAAAATTCGCGGTAAAAAAGGCTCTACCGTGACATTGGATGTTCAACGACCAGGCGTGAAAGAAACGATGAAAGTGAAAGTTGTAAGAGATGAGATTCCAATTGAAACCGTCTATTCTTCTGTTAAAAATGTAAACAATAAAAAAATTGGTTACATGGAAATTACGTCATTCTCTGAATCAACGGGAGACGAATTTACGAAACAGTTGAAGAAACTTGAAAATAAAAATATTGATGGATTAGTTCTAGACGTTCGTGGAAATCCTGGTGGCTATTTAACGAGCGTTGAAAAAATGCTCGACAAATTAGTAACGGATAAAAAACCATATATTCAAATTGAAGATCGTAACGGAGAACGTCAAAAAGTGGTTTCTTCAATGAAAAAGCAAAAAGATTATCCAATTGTGGCCTTGATTGATGGAGGAAGTGCATCGGCTTCTGAAATTCTTGCCGGGGCATTAAAAGAAGCAGGAGGATACAAGCTAGTAGGTGAAAAATCATATGGAAAAGGAACGGTTCAACAAGCTGTTCCAATGGAAGACGGCAGTAATTTAAAATTGACTTTTTATAAATGGCTAACGCCTGATGGAAACTGGATTAACGAAAAAGGTATAAAACCAACGGTGGAAGTCAAGCAGCCGGATTATTATTATGCAAATCCAATTCAAGTTGATAAAAAGCCATTAACACGTGATACGACAGGTGACCAAGTGAAAAATGCTCAAGTTATGCTAAAAGGCCTTGGCTTTGAACCTGGACGTACAGACGGATATTTTAGTAAAGAGACAGAAACAGCTGTAACAGCATTCCAAAAAGCCAATAAGCAAAAAGCTACAGGTGAAATCGATGAAGATACAGCAGCGCTTTTACAAACAAAACTGTTAGAAAAAATCAAATCAAAAGATGAAGATCGTCAGCTTCAAACAGCTTTAAAGCTAGCTAGTCAATAAGAAGCAGAAAAAGTTCCGTGCTTTTCCAAAGCACGGAACTTTTTTAGTAAAAACAACATTGTCGGTTAGTGATTCATTTTGATAAAATAAAGAAGCCTATGATACATAACAATCAATCGTAAATGTTGTAATAAAAATGTGAAAAATACAGGTGGTGAAAAAATGGATTTTGCATTAGAGCTCTTAAAAGGTATCGGGCGTTTGTTTTTACATCCGTTAACTTATTTATTTCTGCTCGTTTCGTTTTTTGTAGGTCTTTCTCGCGTCAAGAGAGAGCGTCAGAATTTTCATGTTCGCGTGTTTGATTTTATTTTAGAAGCAAAATATTTATTTTTTCCAGGTATCATTATTGGATTGATTTTATCCGTTGTTACCGTGTTGCTAGGTGTCTATGTATCTATAGGAATGATTGTACTTGTAGCTGTTTTAACTTTTATCATAAGCGGCCCTTGGACGTTTAAATGGCTTTCTCCTTCTTATACGATAGGACTAGCTGTTCTTGCAACCTTGCTTATTCCTGCATCTGGTTTCGGTGAAGGATTTATTCAAACTTGGTCTGTGCAAGCTCATAACGCAGAGTTGCCTTCGCTTACTATTTTAATGTCTCTGCTTGTATTAGCAGAAGGATATTTAATTTGGAAATTTGGAGCAAAAGGTACCTCTCCAGCCATTGTGAAAAGTAAAAGAGGGCAGGAAATTGGGGCTCATTACTCTCAAAAATTATGGGTAGTCCCGCTTTTTGTCTTAATTCCAGGCAGCGCCATTACGTCTGTGTTTCCATGGTGGCCTGTGTTATCTATTGACGGGACATCATTTAGCCTGTTTTTTGTTCCTTTTGCTATCGGTTTTTATCAGCGAATTCAAAGTATGGTGCCGTTTAAATCTATTGAATTTACCGGTAAGCGTGTATTAGCATTAGGCGTGGGATTAACGATCATTACGATTGCTGCCGTTTTTTATCCCCCAGCCGCTGTAGCTGTTGTTATTGTGGCGATTATAGGGAGAGAGTGGATTCGTTTGCAGCAGCGTCGAAGCGATGAAAAAGCGCCCGCGCTGTTTACTAAACGTACACAAGGTTTGGTTGTATTAGGAGTCATCCCTCATTCTCCGGCAGAGAAAATGGGTTTGAAAGTAGGAGAAGTGATTATTAAGGTAAATGGAATCGCTATATCTGAAGTGCATAAATTTTATGAAGCATTACAAGTTAATAACCGTGCTTTCTGTAAGCTAGAAGTTATTGACGAAAATGGAGAAGTTCGCTTTACTCAGCGAGCATTGTATGACAACGAACATCATGAACTAGGTATTTTGTTTGTACACAATTATACAAAACGTGATTCACAAGCTGGTTAAAAGACGGATGAAAAGGAGAAATGTTTGTGGAAGTCAAAACGATTGCCGCGATTTTTCTACCCGCCATATTACTTGTTCTGTTTACTAGAGTAACATATAACCTATATGTTGCAACAGCACTGACGCTTTTGTTGATAGCTGTTTCTGTATATAAAGGGTACGCAGATTATCCGCTTATTATTTTAATAGATTTACTTTCAGCAGCCATTGGTTTTATATATGCAAAAGGCATGCTAGCAGCTGGAAAATAAAGATTGTTGCTTTGATGATAAGTTAATCGCTTATTATTAAAATGTATACAAAAGCTCTCTACACAACGTGGAGAGCTTTTGTATGTTAAAAAATGAGTTAGAACTTATAACAATATTGTTTCGGTTCATTTAATGAACGAGTATAATCAAGTTGATTACACAAATATGTTTATATATAAGATAATTTAAACACTTATGTATAAATTTATTTAAATAAGTGTACAAAAATGTGAGAAGGGTATAGAAAAATAAAAGTAGTAATCTGAAAATTTTGTCTATTATCTAATTTAAAAAAATAAAAGGAGGTTTAGTATTGATGGAAGTATTAATGAGAACGATGTTTCAGTCGCTTGGCAAAAATCATTCAATGAATAAATTAGCTAAAAAGTATGGATTGCGGATGGGGGCAGCTCGTTTTGTTGCTGGAGACTCAATCGAATCAGCAATTCAAACATCCAAGGAGCTTAACAATAGTGGAAAAGTTGTTACACTCGATCATTTAGGAGAATTTGTTTTTACAGAAGAGGAAGCCAGGTTATCTACTGCCATGTGCATTCAGACACTAGAAGCCATTGCAGAATCGGGCGTTCAATCAAATTTATCATTAAAGATGACTTCTTTAGGATTGGATATTAGCAAAGAACTTTGTATGGAAAATATGCGCAGAATTCTACACACGGCCAGGGTGAATGATATTTTTGTTCGAATTGATATGGAAGACTACTTGCACTGCCAAATCTCCCTTGATATGTATAAAGAATTACGCAAAGAATTCGATAATGTTGGAATTGTGATTCAAGCGTATCTTTATCGTACAGAACAAGATATGAATGACTTACATCAATATCAAGCCAATTTACGTCTAGTAAAAGGAGCTTATAAAGAATCACCAGAAGTATCATTTCCGGAAAAGAAAGACGTAGATGAAAACTATAAAAAAATCATTAAAATGCATTTATTGAATGGACACTATACAGCTGTAGCAAGTCATGATGAAGAAATGATTCAGTACACAAAACGATTAGTAAGAGAAAATGGTATTTCAAATGATCAATTTGAGTTCCAAATGCTTTATGGAATTTGCGTAGAACTGCAGGATCGTCTGGTAAGAGAAGGATATAAAGTCAGAGTTTATGTTCCTTACGGCATTGATTGGTTTGGGTATTTCATGAGACGCCTAGCCGAGCGTCCCGCCAACGTATGGTTCGTGCTGAAAAACTTCGTGAAATAAATTTCTAATTAAAGGGGACTAATTGAAATGACAGTAAGTACAAAAATCTCAGTTTTTAAAAATGAACCGTTTACTGATTTTTCGTTAGAAGAGAATAAACAAGCGATGCAAGCGGCGTTAGTGAAAGTGAAAAAAGAACTGGGACAAACATATCCTCTCACGATTGGAAAAGATAAAATCTCAACAGAAGAAGTGATTGTATCTACGAACCCGGGAAAGGTAGATGAAGTGATTGGTAGAGTAAGCCGTGGCACTAAAGCTTATGCTGAGCAGGCGATGCAAGAAGCGTCAGCAGCATTTCAATCATGGAAGAACGTCCCGCCTGCTGAACGTGCTGATTATTTATTCAAAGCAGCAAGTCTGATGAGAGAAAGAAAGTATGAATTTTCTGCCATGCTCGTTTATGAAGTGGGGAAAAACTGGGCAGAAGCTGATGCGGATACAGCGGAGGCCATTGACTTTATGGAATTTTATGCGCGAGAAATGATTCGTTTAAGTGAAACGAATGAGCATCAGCCTTTAACGCCGGTAGAAGGTGAAACAACAGAGATGACGTATATTCCTTTAGGAGTAGGAGTAGTCATTTCACCTTTTAATTTTCCGCTTGCCATCATGGCTGGAACCACTGTAGCTGGAATTGTATCTGGAAATGCAGTTATTTTAAAGCCAGCTGATTCTGCGCCGGTTATTGCTGCGAAATTTGTTCAATTAATGGAGGAAGTTGGTCTTCCGTCTGGTGTTCTGAATTTTATTCCTGGAGATGCTATAGAAGTTGGAGAATATTTAGTCGAACATCCTCAAACTCGTTTTATTTCTTTTACGGGATCAAGAGAAGTAGGATGTCGCATTTACGAACGTGCTTCAAAAGTACAATCTGGACAAATTTGGCTGAAACGCGTCATTGCTGAAATGGGAGGAAAAGATGGCATTGTGGTAGACGAAACAGCAGATTTAGACGCGGCAGCACAAGCGATCGTAGCATCTGCGTTTGGATTTCAAGGTCAAAAGTGTTCCGCTGGCTCTCGAGCGATTATTGTAGAATCTGTTTATGAAGAGGTTGCTGAAAAGGTAGCCGCATTAACGAAAGAATTAACCGTCGGACTGCCTGAAGACAATCCTTCTATGGGGCCTGTTATTGATCAAAAAGCGTATGAAAAAGTATTAGCCTACATTGAAATCGGCAAAGAGGAAGGAAAGCTTATTGCCGGGGGAGCTAAAGCTCCCGGAAATGGCTACTATATAGAGCCTACAGTATTCAAAGATGTGGATTCAAAAGCACGAATTATGCAAGAAGAGATTTTTGGACCGGTCCTTGCGTTGACAAAAGCAGCTAACTGGGAAGAAGCCATTGAGATTTACAATGAAACTGACTACG includes these proteins:
- a CDS encoding S41 family peptidase — translated: MNRKIVALLMALSLVVGAAGTYFGIQYANAGTVSTPLTTSSNDSKVEKEELDKIKQAYELISSKYYKDVDDKKLLDGAIQGMVQTLGDPHSSYMDKKTAQQFTQSLDSSFEGIGAEVSMVDGKVTIVAPFKQSPAEKAGLKPNDQILKIDGKSIAGLELNEAVLKIRGKKGSTVTLDVQRPGVKETMKVKVVRDEIPIETVYSSVKNVNNKKIGYMEITSFSESTGDEFTKQLKKLENKNIDGLVLDVRGNPGGYLTSVEKMLDKLVTDKKPYIQIEDRNGERQKVVSSMKKQKDYPIVALIDGGSASASEILAGALKEAGGYKLVGEKSYGKGTVQQAVPMEDGSNLKLTFYKWLTPDGNWINEKGIKPTVEVKQPDYYYANPIQVDKKPLTRDTTGDQVKNAQVMLKGLGFEPGRTDGYFSKETETAVTAFQKANKQKATGEIDEDTAALLQTKLLEKIKSKDEDRQLQTALKLASQ
- a CDS encoding PDZ domain-containing protein is translated as MDFALELLKGIGRLFLHPLTYLFLLVSFFVGLSRVKRERQNFHVRVFDFILEAKYLFFPGIIIGLILSVVTVLLGVYVSIGMIVLVAVLTFIISGPWTFKWLSPSYTIGLAVLATLLIPASGFGEGFIQTWSVQAHNAELPSLTILMSLLVLAEGYLIWKFGAKGTSPAIVKSKRGQEIGAHYSQKLWVVPLFVLIPGSAITSVFPWWPVLSIDGTSFSLFFVPFAIGFYQRIQSMVPFKSIEFTGKRVLALGVGLTIITIAAVFYPPAAVAVVIVAIIGREWIRLQQRRSDEKAPALFTKRTQGLVVLGVIPHSPAEKMGLKVGEVIIKVNGIAISEVHKFYEALQVNNRAFCKLEVIDENGEVRFTQRALYDNEHHELGILFVHNYTKRDSQAG
- a CDS encoding DUF2198 family protein translates to MEVKTIAAIFLPAILLVLFTRVTYNLYVATALTLLLIAVSVYKGYADYPLIILIDLLSAAIGFIYAKGMLAAGK
- a CDS encoding proline dehydrogenase family protein, with translation MEVLMRTMFQSLGKNHSMNKLAKKYGLRMGAARFVAGDSIESAIQTSKELNNSGKVVTLDHLGEFVFTEEEARLSTAMCIQTLEAIAESGVQSNLSLKMTSLGLDISKELCMENMRRILHTARVNDIFVRIDMEDYLHCQISLDMYKELRKEFDNVGIVIQAYLYRTEQDMNDLHQYQANLRLVKGAYKESPEVSFPEKKDVDENYKKIIKMHLLNGHYTAVASHDEEMIQYTKRLVRENGISNDQFEFQMLYGICVELQDRLVREGYKVRVYVPYGIDWFGYFMRRLAERPANVWFVLKNFVK
- the pruA gene encoding L-glutamate gamma-semialdehyde dehydrogenase gives rise to the protein MTVSTKISVFKNEPFTDFSLEENKQAMQAALVKVKKELGQTYPLTIGKDKISTEEVIVSTNPGKVDEVIGRVSRGTKAYAEQAMQEASAAFQSWKNVPPAERADYLFKAASLMRERKYEFSAMLVYEVGKNWAEADADTAEAIDFMEFYAREMIRLSETNEHQPLTPVEGETTEMTYIPLGVGVVISPFNFPLAIMAGTTVAGIVSGNAVILKPADSAPVIAAKFVQLMEEVGLPSGVLNFIPGDAIEVGEYLVEHPQTRFISFTGSREVGCRIYERASKVQSGQIWLKRVIAEMGGKDGIVVDETADLDAAAQAIVASAFGFQGQKCSAGSRAIIVESVYEEVAEKVAALTKELTVGLPEDNPSMGPVIDQKAYEKVLAYIEIGKEEGKLIAGGAKAPGNGYYIEPTVFKDVDSKARIMQEEIFGPVLALTKAANWEEAIEIYNETDYGLTGAFFSENEERIERALATMHCGNLYINKKCTGALVGVHPFGGFNMSGTDSKAGGYDYLLLFTQGKMTARKQK